A genome region from Gossypium hirsutum isolate 1008001.06 chromosome A04, Gossypium_hirsutum_v2.1, whole genome shotgun sequence includes the following:
- the LOC107939738 gene encoding polygalacturonase-like, with the protein MLTYYLIISEFGAKADGKTDLSKPFLDAWKEACASVTPSTVVIPKGTYLLSKVNLEGPCKAPIEINVQGTIQAPADPSAFKDPNWVRFYSVENFKMFGGGIFDGQGSIAYEKNTCENCEFRSKLPVNIRFDFVTNALIQDITSKDSKLFHINVFACKNITLERLKIEAPDESPNTDGIHMGKSEGVNIIASDIKTGDDCISIGDGTKNMVIKEITCGPGHGISIGSLGKFQNEEPVEGIKISNCTITNTSNGAQIKTWPGEHGGAVSEIHFEDITMNNVSSPILIDQQYCPWNKCKKNEESKVKLSNISFKNIRGTSALPEAIKFICSGSSPCQNVELADIDIKHNGAEPTTSQCLNVKPITSGK; encoded by the exons atgcttacttattacttgataattaGTGAGTTTGGCGCAAAAGCTGACGGGAAAACGGATTTGAGCAAG cCATTTTTGGATGCTTGGAAAGAAGCATGTGCCTCTGTAACTCCATCAACAGTTGTGATTCCTAAAGGGACATATTTATTATCAAAAGTAAACTTAGAAGGTCCATGCAAGGCTCCTATTGAGATTAATGTTCAGGGCACTATACAGGCTCCAGCTGATCCTAGTGCTTTCAAAGACCCTAATTGGGTTAGATTCTATAgtgttgaaaatttcaaaatgtttggCGGAGGAATTTTCGATGGTCAAGGAAGCATTGCTTATGAGAAGAATACTTGCGAGAATTGTGAATTTCGTTCCAAACTTCCCGTT AATATAAGGTTTGACTTTGTGACCAATGCATTGATACAAGACATAACTAGCAAAGACAGTAAACTATTCCACATTAATGTTTTTGCTTGCAAAAACATTACCCTCGAACGTTTGAAGATAGAGGCACCGGACGAGAGCCCAAACACAGATGGGATTCACATGGGCAAGTCAGAGGGGGTCAATATTATTGCCTCTGACATTAAAACTGGTGATGATTGTATTTCTATCGGAGATGGCACTAAAAATATGGTCATAAAAGAAATAACTTGTGGACCAGGACATGGTATAAGTATCGGTAGTCTTGGAAAGTTCCAAAATGAAGAGCCAGTTGAGGGAATCAAAATCTCAAACTGCACCATCACTAATACTTCGAATGGAGCTCAAATCAAAACTTGGCCAGGCGAACATGGTGGGGCAGTATCAGAAATACATTTTGAGGATATTACCATGAATAATGTCTCTTCCCCTATCCTAATTGATCAACAATATTGCCCATGGAATAAATGCAAGAAAAAT GAAGAATCCAAAGTTAAACTAAGCAAcattagcttcaagaacatccgTGGCACATCTGCGCTTCCAGAAGCTATCAAGTTTATTTGCAGCGGTTCTTCGCCATGTCAAAATGTGGAACTTGCGGACATTGATATTAAGCACAACGGAGCTGAACCCACAACATCCCAATGTTTGAATGTCAAGCCTATAACTAGTGGCAAATGA